The segment CTGGACATCCGCCGCACCGACCTGCTCCGCCCGCTCATGGAACGGCGCTTCGACATGTGCCGGGACAAGGGCTTCGACGCGGTGGAACCCGACCTCGTGGAGGCGTACGGCAACGACAGCGGCTTCCCGCTGACCGCGGAGCACCAGCTCGCCTACAACCGCATGATCGCCGAGATCGCGCACGCGCGCGGGCTCGCGGTCGGCCTCAAGAACGACCTGCCCCAGATCCCCCAGCTCGAAAGCGTCTTCGACTTCGCGGTCAACGAGGAGTGCGCCCAGTTCGGCGAGTGCGCCGCGCTCAGCCCCTTCATCACGGCGGGCAAGGCGGTCTTCCACGTCGAATACAAGGGGACGCCCTCGAACTTCTGTCCCGAGGCCCGCAAGCTCAAGCTCTCCTCGATGCTGAAGAACCCGGAACTGGACACCTGGCGCAAACCCTGCTGACCGTGTGACGCGGCGGGCCGCGTCAACCACGGGCCGCCGCGTCATCCCCCGAACCCGCGCGGAGCCGAGCGGGCCCGGCGCAGGCCCGGATTCCAGTGCCGACGGGCGTGCCGCGGCCCGGGGGCACGGCACGCACGCCGGAGCGGGCGCCCCGGTGCGTCCGGAGCGCCCCCGTTCGGTGCCACCATGCGTCGCGAACCACGGGTCATGCGACGAGAGGTTGGAACGTGACGCCTCAGGCGACCGGGAACCTAACCCGGCAGCTCTCCGACGGGCAGCGGAAGAACACCCCGGGCGCCGGCGGAACCCCCGGCGACCCGCTCGCCGGGCCGGTACGGCCCGAGCCCCCTGCGGCCGAGGCCGCCGGGCGCACCGACACCGAACTCCTCATCGCCGCCTCCGTCCTGCTCGCCGACGCCGCCCTCGCCGCACGACGGGCCGGAGCCGACCTCACCGGAGCCCTGACCGGCGGCCGCTTCGCCCTCCAGGCCCTGCGCCGCCCCACCTGGGCCCTCGGCACGGCCCTGTCCTGCGTACGCGCCCTGACCGGACCGGCCGGCCTCGGCTTCGGGGCCAACGGCGGGGTCGTCGGTGAACTCGCCCGGATCGTGGGCAACGTGACCCGCCGTCGGCCCGCGTCCGTCGCCATGGCCGTGGACGCCTTCGCCCTGCGCATCGAAGCCGCCACCGTCACCCACCCCAACCTGGACTCCGCCCACGCCCGCCGCCTCACCGGCGCCCTCGTCGCCGGAGACCGGCTGGAGGCCGTTCGCGCCCTGCACGCCCTGGTGGAACGGCTCGGCGTCACCCGGGCCCTGACCACCGTCAGCCCCGTGATCATGGAACTGCTGGCGCTGACCGGACTGCTGGACGAGAACCCCGTCAACGACGAGTTCTCCTGGGTCACCCTCGCGGGAGGGGTCCCCACCACCGACCCGTTCCTCGGTCTGCCCAGCTCCCTGCTCAAGTACCTCAACCCCGGCCCCGGGCGCGCCGAACGCGCCGAGCCGGACCCGATCCTCGCCAAGGTCCTCGGCACCTCCCGCAACGACATCGTCAGCTACATCAACGACATCGGCGCCCTCGGCAACCACGGCCTGGTCCTCCTGCGCCGCGTCGCCTGCGCGGACGGCGCCGAACGGTACGTGCTGCTGCTCCCCGGGACCAGTTTCGCCCTGCTCAGCAACAGCACCCCGCAGGACCTGATCGGCGCCTTCGACGGCTGCCTGCGCACCGACACCACCTACACCCGGGCCGTGAAGAAGCTGCTGCGGCGGGCCGGCGTGCCGGCGGGGTCCGAGCTGATGCTGGTCGGGCACAGCCTCGGCGGCCTGACCGCGATGAACCTGGCCGCCGACCCCGACGTGGCCTCCGAGTACAGGGTCACCCACGTGGTCACGCTCGGCTCCCCGATCGACAACAAGCGGCCCGCCGACCACACCACCCGCGTCGTCAGCCTGGTCAACAAGCACGACGTGATCCCGATGCTGGACGGCCGCGGCCCGGCCTCCCCGAACGACATCCCGGAGAGCTGGGTGGAGCTGGCCTGGCTCGACGAGTCGTACGACTACCCCCTCTCGCACGCCCCGCAGGCCTATTCGGACAGCCTGCGCGGCGAACTGGCCCCCTACCGCGACCGGGTCAACGCCCTGATCGCCGGCTACGACGGCGAGATCACCGCCAACCAGCCCTACATGCTCCGCGACCGATGAGCCACCCCGCGCCCCCGCCCCACCCCGGGCCCGGAACCGGACCCGACCCCGTGCCCCCGTCCGTGCCGACACGTGACCCGAGGGAGAACGCCCCCCGATGACGACCCCCGCCACCGCCTGGCCGCTGGAGAACGCCGTGTTCAGCGCGGCCATGCTCGCCCACCGCCTGCCCTGGGCCGACGCCCCCGCCCGCGCCCTGGGCCTGGACTCCCTCACCCGCGAGGGCGCGGCCCGCGGGGTCCTCGCCCACCTGCGCCGCAGCCGCTCCGGACGCCCCGTCCGGCTGCGCACCCCGTTCGGCCCCTTCCTCGTCCCGCTGGGCCCGGCCGGCACCGCCGGGCTGCTCGCCGCGGGCGCCGCCGCGGACGCCCTGGCCCCCGCCGTACGGCTCGACGCGGCCGGGCGCCGGCACGGCCTGCACCCCCACGTCCCGCTCCCGCCGGACGCCGCCCCGCCCGCGGCGGCGTTCGCCGGACCGCTGGCCGAGGAACTGCGGCGGGTGGCCGGAGCCCGCCGCGACGACCACACCCTGCCCTGGGAGGTCTGGCGGCCCGGGCTGCTGCGCGCGGCCCGCCGGGTGGTGGCGGGCGCGGCCGCGGCGGAGGACACCCTGCTCAGCGAGGTGCTGCTGAGGACCG is part of the Streptomyces katrae genome and harbors:
- a CDS encoding endo alpha-1,4 polygalactosaminidase, whose protein sequence is MSPTPPARPGLPARNLLPAALTALVLTALVLTGCSTTGDEDDDAAPAPSGPTAGQGPGPASPGPRWQPRPGLAWQWQLDGRSDPSVDVPVYDIDGFENSKADVDRLHHDGRKVICYVNVGAWEDFRPDKDAFPTSLVGKPNGWKGERWLDIRRTDLLRPLMERRFDMCRDKGFDAVEPDLVEAYGNDSGFPLTAEHQLAYNRMIAEIAHARGLAVGLKNDLPQIPQLESVFDFAVNEECAQFGECAALSPFITAGKAVFHVEYKGTPSNFCPEARKLKLSSMLKNPELDTWRKPC
- a CDS encoding lipase family protein, which encodes MTPQATGNLTRQLSDGQRKNTPGAGGTPGDPLAGPVRPEPPAAEAAGRTDTELLIAASVLLADAALAARRAGADLTGALTGGRFALQALRRPTWALGTALSCVRALTGPAGLGFGANGGVVGELARIVGNVTRRRPASVAMAVDAFALRIEAATVTHPNLDSAHARRLTGALVAGDRLEAVRALHALVERLGVTRALTTVSPVIMELLALTGLLDENPVNDEFSWVTLAGGVPTTDPFLGLPSSLLKYLNPGPGRAERAEPDPILAKVLGTSRNDIVSYINDIGALGNHGLVLLRRVACADGAERYVLLLPGTSFALLSNSTPQDLIGAFDGCLRTDTTYTRAVKKLLRRAGVPAGSELMLVGHSLGGLTAMNLAADPDVASEYRVTHVVTLGSPIDNKRPADHTTRVVSLVNKHDVIPMLDGRGPASPNDIPESWVELAWLDESYDYPLSHAPQAYSDSLRGELAPYRDRVNALIAGYDGEITANQPYMLRDR